GATACAAGCGAACGGATCCCTTCGTTAATTAGAGTCTTATGTTTTCAGAAGAAAGCATAAGTGGCTTATTCTCATAACATCACACTATGAATGATAACCGATCCATCCAATATGGAAAGCTCGTCATAAGTTTTTGTATTTTATTTGACTTCACGTTCAGGGCACGCAACACTCCGGGCTCTCTAACAACATGAACCCAAAGGTACTAACTACAGAGACAATGATAATGCGTAAAAACCCCTCAACACTGATAAAACCGAAAACTTTACTACATACGGCTTGGTCGAGATAGCCTATTATCGTATGTAAACAGAACATTGAACCCTAAAGTTAAGATAGGAAAACGAAATGTCTAAAGCCAATATTCTGGTTATTACCTCAGACCCCTGGTTGGACAGGTTACATGGAGCCTCAGTTCTTAGAATGTTTAGAAGCCTTGCAGATACTGGATATAAAGTCCGGATAATAATGCCTAGCACTATCAATAAAAGTGTGAAACAAAACAACTTGCTAATTACGACCTTAGAAGTCAAAAATTATATTCCATTATTCACCTTAATGAAATTATATGCTTCGGCTTTTAAGATCCTTTTAAGGGAAAGACCTAAGCTTATAATTTTTGACTATTCCATGCTTCCAATATTCTTTCTTGCCAAGACACTGCTAAATAATAAAGGTATAATGTTAATCCTCAGCAGGCCAGTAGGCGAATCTGGTTTTAGGGGCTTTATCAGATTTCTCAATTTCAAGTTATCCCTTATCATTGGCAGGTGCTTTGTTGATCTTTTCACTGCCATAACACCTTTTGAAGCTTATGAGTTTTCAAGAATTGCAAATATCCCGCTGAGAAAGTTTGTGGTTATACCATCTCCTCTCGGAGACGAATTTGTAAAATTCAGCATTTCTGAAAATATTAACGAAATAAGACCAAAACTAGGGCTTCAATCTCTAATTAACAAGAAGATCCTCCTTTATCACGGAAGTCTAGATAAAGAAAGAGGTATTATGCAAATAATAAAGCTTTTTTACGAGTCATTTAAAGAAAATAGTGAAATAGTTCTTTTACTAGCTGGAACAGGTACAGCCGAAAACTTGATAAGAGAATTCATCAAGCAAAACAGAGTTAACAATATAATTATTTTACCTCCTGTTCCCTTCGAACAGGTTCCAATACTTGTATCTTCATGCGATGTAGGTCTTGTAATACTTCCGGATCATCCTTGGTGGCGATATCAATGTCCTACTAAGCTAGTAGAGTACCTAGCATTGGGTAAACCAGTGATTGCAAGCGATTTACCTGGAATAAGATGGGTTGCTGGTAAGTGCCCATTGGTCATGTATATAAAATCCTTGAAGAAGAAGGAATTTGAAGAAGCAGTTAGTAAAGCGCTCATTCTGATTAGAGAACCGTCATTCAATCTTGAAAAATTATATGCACAGAAATATGTACAAAGAAGATTTGGTAGTTCCAGTATTGCC
This region of Thermosphaera aggregans genomic DNA includes:
- a CDS encoding glycosyltransferase; the encoded protein is MSKANILVITSDPWLDRLHGASVLRMFRSLADTGYKVRIIMPSTINKSVKQNNLLITTLEVKNYIPLFTLMKLYASAFKILLRERPKLIIFDYSMLPIFFLAKTLLNNKGIMLILSRPVGESGFRGFIRFLNFKLSLIIGRCFVDLFTAITPFEAYEFSRIANIPLRKFVVIPSPLGDEFVKFSISENINEIRPKLGLQSLINKKILLYHGSLDKERGIMQIIKLFYESFKENSEIVLLLAGTGTAENLIREFIKQNRVNNIIILPPVPFEQVPILVSSCDVGLVILPDHPWWRYQCPTKLVEYLALGKPVIASDLPGIRWVAGKCPLVMYIKSLKKKEFEEAVSKALILIREPSFNLEKLYAQKYVQRRFGSSSIALKLGYLIDSLINKSR